Proteins from a single region of Desulfobacter postgatei 2ac9:
- a CDS encoding class I SAM-dependent methyltransferase, with product MYKISPYQNYAKQYDQWFDENRQVYEAELRAVRSFIPERLCGLEIGAGTGRFAAPLGIQIGIEPVESMRKIARQRGVDVLGGQG from the coding sequence ATGTATAAAATTAGTCCGTATCAGAATTATGCAAAGCAGTATGATCAATGGTTCGATGAGAACAGACAGGTTTATGAAGCTGAACTGAGGGCTGTCAGGTCGTTTATTCCGGAAAGACTGTGCGGTCTGGAAATCGGTGCGGGAACAGGAAGATTTGCCGCTCCTCTGGGAATCCAAATTGGAATTGAACCTGTTGAAAGCATGAGAAAAATAGCTCGGCAAAGAGGGGTTGATGTCTTGGGGGGGCAGGGCTGA
- a CDS encoding PDDEXK nuclease domain-containing protein, whose product MKNAPEKSNPLFDRVVSILEEARSNVVRAVNSNMVVAYWLIGREIVQELQDGEERADYGRQVIEDLSNRLTKRYRKGFSTTNLWYFRQFYQAYSNRLSIRHSGGGESAKDEKLHPAGGELVANQKGPPSGYELRSGFSPQLSWSHYRALMRVKNEKTRCFYEQEAIECGWNKTQLERQIHSSYYERILANRGEAGLTAPDRERLPGNPRSPETILKSPYVLEFLGLPDSPSLRETTLEQAIITHLQKFLLEMGKGFAFVGRQKRLRFDDTDLYIDLVFYNCIIKCYLLIDLKMGELSYKDVGQMDGYVRMFDDLYTADDDNPTIGLVLWTKKNEAVAKYSVLSEQKQIFASKYMLYLPSEEQLKLEIEKERKLIEEYLENKNE is encoded by the coding sequence ATGAAAAACGCACCTGAAAAATCAAATCCTCTTTTCGACCGAGTTGTCAGCATCCTCGAAGAAGCCCGATCCAATGTGGTTCGTGCGGTCAATAGCAACATGGTTGTGGCCTATTGGCTGATTGGACGTGAGATTGTGCAGGAATTGCAGGATGGTGAGGAACGTGCTGACTATGGTCGGCAGGTTATTGAAGATTTGTCCAATCGGCTAACCAAACGATACAGAAAGGGCTTTTCGACAACCAATCTTTGGTATTTTCGGCAGTTTTATCAGGCATATTCTAACCGCCTTTCAATTCGCCACTCAGGAGGTGGAGAATCTGCAAAAGACGAAAAACTCCACCCGGCGGGTGGAGAATTGGTGGCCAACCAGAAAGGGCCACCCTCTGGATACGAATTGAGATCAGGCTTCTCCCCCCAACTCTCATGGTCCCACTACCGCGCCCTGATGCGCGTCAAAAACGAAAAAACCCGCTGTTTCTACGAGCAGGAAGCCATCGAGTGCGGCTGGAATAAAACGCAGTTGGAGCGGCAGATTCATTCCTCTTACTATGAAAGAATTTTGGCAAATCGGGGTGAAGCCGGACTGACAGCTCCTGACAGAGAACGCCTGCCCGGGAACCCCAGGTCTCCCGAGACAATTTTAAAATCACCCTATGTGTTAGAATTCCTCGGGTTGCCAGATTCTCCGAGCCTGCGTGAAACCACATTGGAGCAGGCTATCATTACCCATTTACAAAAATTTCTTCTGGAAATGGGAAAGGGGTTTGCTTTTGTCGGGAGACAGAAACGGCTGCGCTTTGATGATACAGATCTCTACATCGATCTGGTGTTCTACAACTGCATTATCAAATGCTATCTGCTGATCGACCTCAAAATGGGGGAGCTTTCTTACAAGGATGTGGGGCAGATGGATGGGTATGTACGAATGTTTGATGATTTGTATACAGCAGATGATGACAACCCCACCATTGGACTGGTTCTCTGGACAAAGAAAAATGAAGCGGTTGCCAAATATTCCGTGTTGAGCGAGCAAAAACAGATTTTCGCGTCAAAATATATGCTCTATCTGCCAAGCGAGGAACAATTGAAGCTGGAGATAGAAAAGGAACGTAAATTGATCGAAGAGTATCTGGAGAATAAAAATGAGTAA
- a CDS encoding J domain-containing protein → MIKYQDIIEAKELLNLPERVSMEEIKSNYRKLIMQWHPDKCNGNDEKCNEMTKKLTTAYKTIILYCNQYKYSFAKEDVERYLSPEDWWFERFGNDPLWGNSKKT, encoded by the coding sequence TTGATTAAATATCAAGATATTATTGAAGCTAAAGAACTCTTGAATCTACCAGAGCGGGTGTCAATGGAAGAGATTAAGTCAAATTACAGAAAACTCATCATGCAGTGGCATCCGGATAAATGCAACGGCAATGATGAAAAATGCAATGAAATGACAAAAAAACTGACCACTGCATATAAAACTATTATTCTATACTGCAATCAGTACAAATATTCTTTTGCAAAAGAAGATGTCGAACGATATTTATCGCCAGAAGACTGGTGGTTTGAGAGATTTGGCAACGACCCTTTATGGGGAAATAGCAAAAAAACTTAA
- a CDS encoding RNA-binding domain-containing protein, with product METITIMQVLEQGEDSKNQFKKDFTNADALAAELVAFSNTLGGKIFVGVNDDGEIIGLKTADIQRINQLLSNTASQNIKPAINPLTEIFTIEEKRILVIDIAKGNNKPYQDKSGVIWVKNGADKRRATAREEIQRLFQESGMVHADITPANGMNLTDLDMPYFTAFFLKRYGRPLDEQQIPFEQLLSNLNLSKDGILNITGALLFSKTPEIRLPAYIVKAAAFPGTSIATEKYIDSRNITGKLSDIFQRTIGFLLDNIKMIQGEQGINSLGEPEIPKIVFEELVANALVHRDYFISAPVRIFVFSDRIEIISPGHLPNNLTVENIKAGNSNIRNPVLASFAYHILPYRGFGSGIIRALEQYPDIEFIDDRQGNLFKCIIRRRQINEER from the coding sequence ATGGAAACCATAACAATCATGCAGGTACTTGAACAGGGCGAGGACAGCAAGAACCAGTTTAAAAAGGATTTCACCAATGCCGATGCTTTGGCTGCCGAATTGGTTGCCTTTAGCAACACATTGGGCGGCAAAATCTTCGTTGGCGTCAATGATGACGGTGAAATTATCGGCCTGAAAACGGCGGATATTCAGCGAATCAACCAACTTCTGTCCAACACAGCCAGTCAGAATATAAAACCTGCCATTAACCCCTTGACAGAAATTTTTACAATTGAAGAAAAGCGTATTCTTGTTATTGATATCGCCAAAGGAAACAACAAGCCCTATCAAGACAAGAGCGGTGTGATTTGGGTCAAGAATGGGGCGGACAAACGCAGAGCCACTGCCCGTGAAGAGATTCAGCGGTTGTTTCAGGAATCAGGGATGGTGCATGCAGATATAACCCCAGCTAACGGCATGAATTTAACTGACCTTGACATGCCGTATTTCACAGCCTTTTTTCTAAAACGGTATGGCAGACCTCTTGATGAACAACAAATACCTTTTGAGCAACTTTTATCGAATCTAAATCTGAGCAAAGACGGCATCTTGAATATTACTGGGGCGTTATTGTTTTCCAAGACTCCTGAGATCCGGCTTCCTGCCTATATTGTCAAAGCAGCGGCATTCCCGGGAACAAGCATTGCGACAGAAAAATATATCGACAGTCGGAATATTACCGGAAAACTGTCGGACATATTTCAGAGAACAATCGGTTTTTTGCTTGATAACATTAAAATGATTCAAGGCGAACAAGGCATTAACAGTTTGGGAGAACCGGAAATACCCAAAATTGTATTTGAAGAGCTTGTTGCAAACGCTCTTGTTCATCGTGATTATTTTATCTCTGCCCCTGTAAGGATATTCGTTTTTTCTGATCGTATTGAAATAATCAGCCCAGGACATTTGCCCAATAACCTGACCGTGGAAAACATAAAAGCAGGGAACTCTAACATCCGGAATCCTGTTTTAGCCTCATTCGCCTATCACATTTTACCCTATCGCGGTTTTGGCTCCGGAATTATACGTGCCTTGGAACAATATCCGGATATTGAATTCATTGATGATCGCCAGGGGAACCTCTTCAAATGTATTATCCGGCGTCGCCAGATTAACGAGGAAAGATAA
- a CDS encoding TrlF family AAA-like ATPase — MSNEQQHIDLFTYGSTWLRADFHLHTKADKEFTYSGEEDYYFSSYVDGLTQANIRLGVITNHNKFDATEFKALKKTAAKRQICLLPGVELSVNDGQNGIHTLIVFSDQWLENGNDYISPFIAAMFPGKAESEYQHENGRSDKNILQVVEELEKTARDYFLIFAHVERKNGLWQEMGGGKIGDFSQKRYEVVRRRTLGFQNVETHDVQDSNRVCRVKVKRWLGNWYPAEVEGSDCKSIDQVGNGHPCYLKLGAFSFDAVRFALIDKESRVATAPVQHNHSRIRRVRFTGGTLDGKELCFSPELNTQIGIRGSGKSSVLEVLRYGLEIPFGAKAGDRDYKQKLVGFTMGSGGKIEIDATDRYGQPYTIRRVWKEPYSEVLIDGKLQPGVSIRETVLHKPIYFGQKDLSNTGEGFEKDLVDKLLGSKLEDVRRRIDQQKRKVTEAVDRLLKISSAKEQLEEQKQIRQDTEHRLKLYKEHGVEEKLQKRLDFDKDARTIEKGIRLTSDFISDLEELLARHEDEIRNFKGYASKHNAELFSQFYTYYETYISFLNQVKKWLSEQNKTQESLSKCRNELSDIRKGMVEEFAEIERKLSEKLKDRGMQNISPDEFLQLKKKRTLATQLITELEKQGKHQAGLHNVLLIELAALNDLWLEEFNLIKNELDKVGADGSFLSIASGYKEDKQAFLFFMKEMFKGSGIRETTYQGIVDQYVDFIAIYKDFENAQNFFGSNPQILADLFTKNLKNLLTYQTPNKFMIMYRGKELQNHSLGQRASALILFVLSQKENDLIIIDQPEDDLDNQTIYEDVIKLIREMKPKVQFIFATHNPNIPVLGDAELVHACSFADDKIRVESGSLDNHQTQQTIIRIMEGGKEAFNRRKEIYQIWKP; from the coding sequence ATGAGTAATGAACAACAGCATATTGATTTGTTTACCTATGGTTCCACCTGGCTCCGTGCGGATTTTCATCTGCACACCAAGGCTGATAAAGAATTCACCTATTCGGGCGAGGAGGATTACTATTTCTCGAGTTATGTAGATGGGTTAACGCAAGCAAATATCAGGCTCGGTGTAATCACCAACCACAACAAGTTTGATGCGACGGAATTCAAAGCTCTCAAAAAGACGGCTGCAAAAAGGCAAATCTGCCTGCTTCCAGGAGTTGAGCTGTCGGTCAATGACGGTCAAAACGGCATTCATACCTTGATCGTTTTCAGCGATCAATGGTTGGAAAACGGGAATGATTATATCTCGCCCTTTATTGCCGCTATGTTTCCCGGAAAGGCTGAGTCGGAATATCAGCACGAGAACGGACGAAGCGATAAAAACATTCTTCAGGTGGTCGAAGAACTGGAAAAGACAGCCAGGGACTATTTTCTTATTTTTGCCCATGTAGAGCGTAAAAACGGACTATGGCAAGAGATGGGTGGTGGAAAAATAGGTGATTTTTCCCAAAAACGATATGAAGTGGTCAGAAGACGCACCCTTGGATTCCAAAATGTGGAAACTCACGATGTACAGGATAGCAATAGAGTCTGCCGGGTCAAAGTGAAACGCTGGCTTGGCAACTGGTATCCAGCGGAAGTGGAAGGATCGGACTGTAAATCCATCGATCAGGTCGGCAATGGACATCCGTGTTATCTCAAGCTCGGGGCCTTCTCATTTGATGCAGTCCGGTTTGCCCTGATCGACAAGGAAAGCAGAGTAGCCACTGCGCCGGTACAACACAACCATTCCCGTATCCGCAGGGTCCGCTTTACAGGCGGGACACTGGACGGAAAGGAACTTTGCTTTTCACCGGAGCTAAACACCCAGATCGGCATCCGCGGGAGCGGCAAGTCCTCTGTTCTGGAAGTGCTCCGATATGGCCTGGAGATCCCTTTTGGAGCGAAAGCCGGAGATCGGGATTACAAGCAGAAGCTGGTAGGATTCACCATGGGAAGTGGAGGAAAAATCGAAATCGATGCCACGGATCGGTATGGGCAGCCGTACACGATTCGGCGGGTATGGAAGGAGCCATATTCTGAAGTTCTGATCGACGGGAAGCTGCAGCCAGGGGTTTCCATCCGGGAAACAGTACTTCATAAACCGATCTATTTTGGGCAAAAAGATCTGTCCAACACAGGTGAAGGCTTTGAAAAAGATCTGGTTGACAAGCTGCTCGGCTCGAAACTGGAGGATGTCCGCCGCAGAATTGATCAGCAGAAACGCAAAGTGACGGAAGCGGTGGACCGACTGCTTAAAATCAGCAGTGCGAAGGAGCAACTTGAAGAACAGAAACAGATCAGGCAGGACACCGAACATCGACTTAAACTGTACAAAGAACATGGCGTTGAAGAGAAACTGCAAAAACGACTGGATTTTGATAAGGACGCTCGAACCATTGAGAAAGGCATCCGGTTAACCAGTGATTTTATATCCGATCTGGAGGAGCTGCTGGCTCGGCATGAGGATGAGATACGTAATTTCAAAGGATATGCATCCAAACATAATGCAGAATTGTTCAGCCAATTCTACACATACTATGAGACCTATATCTCTTTCCTCAATCAAGTCAAAAAATGGTTGAGTGAACAAAACAAGACACAAGAATCACTGTCGAAATGCAGGAACGAACTTTCTGACATCCGCAAGGGCATGGTGGAGGAATTCGCGGAAATCGAGCGTAAGCTATCCGAAAAGTTAAAAGACAGGGGCATGCAAAACATAAGCCCGGATGAATTTTTGCAATTAAAGAAAAAACGGACCCTTGCAACACAGCTTATTACCGAACTTGAAAAACAGGGCAAACATCAGGCAGGACTGCATAACGTACTTTTAATCGAACTTGCGGCATTGAACGATCTTTGGCTTGAAGAGTTCAACCTCATCAAGAATGAGCTGGATAAAGTCGGAGCTGACGGTTCTTTTCTGTCAATTGCCTCCGGGTATAAAGAAGATAAGCAGGCCTTTCTCTTTTTTATGAAGGAGATGTTCAAAGGCAGCGGCATTCGAGAAACGACCTATCAGGGGATTGTGGATCAGTATGTCGATTTTATTGCTATTTATAAAGATTTCGAAAATGCTCAAAATTTTTTTGGCAGCAACCCTCAAATCCTGGCGGATTTGTTTACAAAAAATCTGAAAAATCTTTTGACATATCAGACACCGAACAAATTCATGATTATGTATCGTGGCAAAGAGTTACAGAACCACTCACTGGGGCAACGGGCATCGGCGCTGATTCTATTCGTTCTCAGTCAGAAGGAAAACGATCTCATCATCATCGATCAACCGGAAGATGATCTCGATAACCAGACCATATATGAAGATGTGATCAAACTGATCCGGGAGATGAAACCGAAGGTCCAATTTATTTTTGCAACCCACAATCCGAATATCCCTGTTCTGGGTGATGCGGAACTGGTTCACGCCTGCTCTTTTGCTGACGACAAAATCAGGGTCGAATCCGGCAGCTTAGACAATCACCAAACCCAACAGACCATCATAAGAATTATGGAAGGCGGCAAAGAGGCATTTAACCGCCGTAAGGAGATCTATCAGATATGGAAACCATAA
- a CDS encoding serine/threonine-protein kinase has product MGIFFRTKKNELLGDRFRLIEEVGKGSFGEVWRAERLSDGKHVAIKIPKDQEKGEEVLRKEADIIKGIIHPNIVQVYAFHNISDLFFIEMEFIDGFSLSSILQGSNNAMSLSFKQMLEWLADILDGLAAVHQRNISHNDLKPENILIAKDTNKAKITDFGVSRRFEDAWVWTKRHGTEAYMAPEVALEGKRSKVSDIYSLGVLLYEMTTGSLPYTSPHQLLTGLNISKPREINTDIPSDLEQVILKAMERRPEKRYQSVGELRADVDRCVDSLSASNVMTELPSRSAPKQEFQPPSSSPLYYLELAKKKLSDGDHQGALEAAEAAVDRSDEHPQYLRMLGGICIRVGYKKKAIAAYERLMGIYERGYPVEDRQKIETIERLGSLYVDDQRYEQAIQIYTSLVKITSSSYAKFKLAIAYGLDGDYRQAIQLLEEVRNEKPEALVVYNKLAWAHALNGDDHLALSFYNQALAIDAFDLFSLFHLGQYYHIIGDRRRSNEYFQRFYNADKVGDYSARAKKITGDDK; this is encoded by the coding sequence ATGGGCATTTTCTTTAGAACTAAGAAAAACGAACTACTTGGCGACCGTTTTCGGCTTATCGAAGAGGTCGGTAAAGGTAGCTTCGGTGAAGTATGGAGGGCCGAACGTTTATCTGATGGGAAACATGTCGCCATCAAGATTCCAAAGGATCAAGAAAAAGGTGAAGAGGTCCTTCGGAAAGAAGCAGATATCATTAAGGGAATCATCCATCCGAACATCGTGCAGGTTTACGCATTTCATAACATAAGCGATCTGTTCTTCATTGAAATGGAATTCATTGACGGGTTCAGCCTTTCATCAATTTTGCAGGGCTCCAACAATGCAATGAGCCTATCTTTCAAACAGATGCTGGAATGGCTTGCCGATATACTGGATGGACTCGCAGCCGTGCATCAAAGGAATATTTCACACAACGATCTTAAGCCGGAAAACATCCTTATCGCCAAGGATACCAATAAGGCCAAAATAACTGACTTTGGCGTGAGTAGAAGATTTGAGGATGCGTGGGTCTGGACCAAGCGTCATGGAACAGAGGCGTACATGGCTCCGGAAGTGGCTCTGGAAGGTAAACGTAGCAAGGTGTCGGATATTTATTCGCTCGGAGTCTTGCTATATGAGATGACCACAGGCTCCCTCCCATACACCAGTCCACACCAGTTGTTGACGGGCTTGAACATCTCAAAACCCCGGGAAATTAACACCGATATTCCATCCGACCTTGAACAGGTGATTTTGAAAGCGATGGAACGGCGGCCGGAAAAAAGATATCAAAGCGTCGGTGAGTTGCGAGCTGATGTCGATCGATGTGTGGATTCCTTGTCTGCCAGCAATGTGATGACGGAACTGCCTTCTCGGTCCGCACCCAAACAAGAATTTCAACCACCTTCATCGAGCCCGCTCTATTACCTTGAACTCGCCAAAAAGAAGCTTTCCGATGGTGATCATCAGGGGGCCTTGGAAGCGGCTGAAGCGGCAGTTGACCGCAGCGATGAACATCCTCAGTACCTGCGGATGCTCGGCGGTATTTGCATTCGTGTGGGATACAAAAAGAAGGCCATTGCTGCTTATGAACGATTGATGGGGATCTACGAGCGCGGATACCCGGTTGAGGATCGTCAGAAGATTGAGACCATCGAGCGTCTTGGCTCTCTGTATGTGGACGATCAGCGTTATGAACAAGCCATCCAGATTTACACCTCGCTGGTCAAGATAACCTCAAGCTCCTATGCAAAATTCAAACTTGCAATTGCCTACGGATTGGATGGCGATTACCGGCAGGCGATCCAGCTTCTTGAAGAGGTCAGAAATGAAAAACCGGAGGCTTTGGTCGTCTATAACAAACTGGCATGGGCTCATGCATTAAACGGAGACGACCACCTTGCTCTCAGCTTCTATAACCAAGCGTTGGCAATAGATGCTTTTGACCTGTTCAGCCTTTTCCACCTTGGACAGTATTACCACATCATCGGTGATCGTCGCAGATCAAATGAGTATTTCCAGCGGTTTTATAATGCAGATAAGGTTGGTGATTATTCCGCCCGGGCAAAAAAAATTACTGGTGATGATAAATAA
- a CDS encoding class I SAM-dependent methyltransferase has protein sequence MSWGGRAECLPFKDSSFELVLMVTVICFVNDIYKTFTESYRVLSDGGTIVIGMIDSGSPLGQTYLKHKQNSLFYKQATFYSVDQILEIMREAGFTDFSFRQTIFNDISGITDSEIVSTGYEKGLFAVIHGKKN, from the coding sequence ATGTCTTGGGGGGGCAGGGCTGAATGTCTTCCGTTTAAAGATTCATCTTTTGAACTTGTCTTGATGGTTACGGTTATATGTTTTGTCAATGATATTTATAAAACGTTTACCGAATCTTACAGGGTTTTATCTGATGGAGGCACTATTGTCATTGGCATGATAGACAGCGGCAGTCCGCTTGGGCAAACATATTTAAAGCATAAACAAAACAGTCTTTTTTATAAACAGGCAACATTTTATTCGGTTGACCAGATACTTGAAATAATGAGGGAAGCAGGTTTTACTGATTTTAGTTTTCGGCAAACCATTTTTAATGATATATCGGGAATTACCGATAGCGAAATTGTCAGCACAGGATATGAAAAAGGCTTGTTTGCGGTCATACATGGGAAGAAAAATTGA
- a CDS encoding four helix bundle protein: MREPAKSFQDLIVWQKAHAFVLAIYSFTQSFPKHELYGLTSQLRRAAISIPANIAEGFRKQSANDKARFLNISEGSLEESRYYLILAKDLKYISSEQYQTAWNQSEEVGRLLNGYRSSVLKNKGGQNA, encoded by the coding sequence ATGAGGGAGCCGGCAAAATCGTTTCAGGATTTGATTGTGTGGCAGAAGGCACATGCCTTTGTGCTTGCAATCTATTCTTTTACACAGTCTTTTCCGAAACATGAGCTTTATGGCTTGACTTCCCAATTAAGAAGGGCCGCAATATCAATTCCTGCAAATATCGCGGAAGGTTTCAGAAAACAGTCTGCCAATGACAAGGCCCGTTTTCTCAATATTTCTGAAGGTTCCTTGGAGGAGTCTCGCTACTACCTAATCCTTGCTAAGGATCTAAAATACATTTCTTCTGAGCAATATCAGACCGCTTGGAATCAATCAGAGGAAGTTGGCAGGTTACTCAATGGCTACCGCAGTTCTGTTCTCAAAAATAAAGGAGGACAAAATGCCTAA
- a CDS encoding helicase HerA domain-containing protein, translating to MKNNQDNFIGKLVGNTGQPDKLTIALRNSFSARRGEFVRIAHQERENDPNMDVLGRIVSLSRNSILFNPALGEGISEVELLPHSKVSGETVYGTIELVGYKDPYTGEIRIPRRPLNPGTKVYSVDYDFLTKFYDFSEDTSIHLGNLVGYEKGSNVVPVYLDANTLVTEHLAVLAMTGSGKSYTVGRIIERLVAQLNASVVVFDPHGEYGKALRGGTLNFNDRLDSIEDVRDREKLTEIQKRLQALQDKGAGITAFTPQIRSFTEKYAGKNQNLALQLDHFDVDEFSGVLPGLTEPQQRVLDVALRYWKENFEEPRDIQELFSVLDDLDRLKSWVAESGSPGEASALKGGSANIAAIRLRRMINEAQSFYTRAAGDPFDVYKMVGDDNEQYGRLCIVDLQGLSNTARQVIVALISSELMKAAGDKNRPIRPSFIIYEEGHNFAPNGEPCISKNIIKRIAAEGRKFGVGFAIVSQRPSKLDSDVTSQCNTIVAMRIKNPDDQRFIQKTSDYFSAADLAELPTLSTGEALICGRAIIAPLVVKVGTKALVHGGESPKVCERWGKPEI from the coding sequence ATGAAAAATAATCAAGACAACTTCATCGGCAAACTGGTTGGAAACACGGGCCAACCGGACAAATTGACCATTGCTCTCCGGAATAGCTTTTCAGCAAGGCGCGGCGAGTTCGTCAGGATCGCTCATCAAGAGCGTGAAAATGATCCGAACATGGATGTACTCGGGCGTATTGTCTCCCTATCCAGAAACAGCATCCTGTTCAACCCTGCTCTTGGTGAAGGCATTAGTGAGGTTGAGCTACTGCCACACTCCAAAGTTTCCGGGGAAACGGTGTATGGAACCATTGAACTGGTTGGTTACAAAGATCCATATACCGGTGAAATCAGAATCCCTCGCAGACCGCTTAATCCGGGCACAAAGGTCTACAGTGTCGATTATGACTTTTTGACCAAGTTTTATGATTTCTCGGAGGACACCAGCATTCACCTTGGCAACCTTGTCGGGTACGAAAAAGGCTCAAATGTCGTTCCTGTATATCTTGATGCCAACACGCTGGTGACAGAACACTTAGCCGTGCTGGCTATGACCGGCTCTGGTAAAAGTTACACCGTTGGGCGAATTATTGAACGCCTTGTTGCTCAGCTGAACGCATCGGTTGTGGTTTTCGATCCACATGGGGAGTACGGGAAAGCATTGCGAGGCGGAACCCTGAATTTCAATGACCGGCTTGATTCCATCGAGGATGTCAGAGACCGGGAAAAGCTCACTGAAATTCAAAAGAGGCTTCAGGCGCTTCAGGATAAGGGTGCCGGTATTACCGCCTTCACACCCCAAATTCGAAGCTTCACCGAAAAGTATGCAGGAAAGAATCAGAACCTGGCTCTTCAGCTGGACCACTTTGATGTAGATGAATTTTCCGGAGTATTGCCGGGCCTGACGGAACCTCAGCAGCGTGTTCTTGATGTGGCACTGAGATATTGGAAAGAGAATTTCGAAGAGCCTCGGGACATTCAAGAGTTGTTCTCTGTTTTGGACGATCTTGATCGCCTGAAAAGTTGGGTTGCTGAATCTGGAAGTCCGGGTGAAGCCAGTGCTCTTAAGGGCGGAAGTGCCAATATTGCAGCCATCCGTTTGCGCAGGATGATTAATGAGGCGCAAAGCTTTTACACCCGTGCTGCAGGCGATCCTTTTGATGTTTACAAAATGGTCGGTGATGACAATGAGCAATATGGACGGTTATGTATTGTAGACCTTCAAGGGCTCTCGAACACGGCAAGACAGGTCATCGTTGCATTGATATCCAGCGAACTGATGAAAGCGGCGGGCGACAAGAACCGTCCGATAAGACCCTCTTTCATCATCTATGAAGAAGGCCACAATTTCGCACCCAATGGCGAACCCTGCATATCAAAGAACATCATCAAGCGGATTGCAGCCGAAGGTCGAAAGTTTGGAGTCGGGTTTGCCATCGTAAGTCAGCGCCCCAGCAAACTGGACTCTGATGTAACCAGTCAGTGCAACACGATTGTGGCCATGCGTATCAAGAACCCGGACGACCAACGATTCATTCAGAAAACATCTGATTATTTCTCCGCAGCAGACCTTGCTGAGTTGCCGACACTGTCAACAGGTGAGGCATTGATATGCGGCCGGGCAATTATCGCTCCGCTGGTGGTAAAAGTCGGAACGAAGGCCCTTGTTCATGGAGGAGAGTCGCCGAAGGTATGTGAACGCTGGGGTAAACCGGAGATTTGA